The following proteins are co-located in the Nomia melanderi isolate GNS246 chromosome 1, iyNomMela1, whole genome shotgun sequence genome:
- the LOC116432689 gene encoding myogenesis-regulating glycosidase isoform X4, producing MIPRYDVGSAMSLQRVPLQAPPRRKTRTVSPMMNQKLGTDQLELPGAQSANSTITSVNSISSLLKEKLQMSLPQALRSSKKRQNADYRLRAFVGILFLCVVFLVGFAHIYYTQHVLQRAYFDKFRFNKNERMMHVYSSTGAEVIAARLGEGIPPDTGVFPCLPHHQKPDSVCLEWLQQTRLYLAHTRHEDMNCYHVTWQSLNPFHKPTDCFDWSSKRGHWYGAGQVQSMPYPLERGRLDLSPFITGDIAKHPFGNVLKRYFLNSKGATILVDPETPLYVSIKANKSDDFCLQAKHDAFAYINHLTPLPQLNYTICATDNMKNLHSSMAEKSLWDGLKPDELHAVHSLLSEPVWQIVPTNEAAIYNYTEDVIALGFLRQGHVLLSGEWQPSTGDFILDEERFPSMEETINIIHRRGFRIVFTIQPFISTESVNFKDAVTNRLLISERGSDPRIPALTRYKQGNSVGVLDITTNRTLPWLQSKLESLIMKYHVDSFYLDLGTAQDMPHYYKCEQPLTNPDHYKTLFTKAILGSVPVIGVSGAISRPRAPVFVSLPPFSSSWRAIKTVIPTVLTYGMIGYPFIMPGAVGGDVSLPMSDNNPDNDFEVSLPDKELYIRWLQMSTFLPVIRFTHLPSKYSDESVLEIAKKLTTLRQKTVTPLLKKYAKETLDTGLPIIRPLWMLDPADPACHVLVDEFSVGEELIVAPVLFSGSRQREVYLPAGVWRDGIDGSLRKGSRWIHNYRVAEDKVAYFVKMPDNTRF from the exons atgatcCCAAGATACGACGTCGGTAGCGCTATGTCGCTGCAAAG AGTGCCGCTGCAGGCACCTCCTCGACGGAAAACTAGAACGGTGTCGCCGATGATGAACCAGAAGTTAGGGACCGATCAGCTGGAGCTGCCAGGTGCGCAGAGCGCGAACTCCACGATAACCAGCGTGAACAGCATCAGCAGTTTGCTCAAAGAGAAGCTGCAGATGTCTTTGCCGCAGGCTTTGCGCAGCAGCAAGAAGAGACAGAACGCCGACTATCG GCTCCGAGCCTTCGTTGGTATACTGTTCCTCTGCGTTGTTTTTCTCGTTGGGTTCGCACACATTTATTACACACAGCATGTACTGCAGCGTGCATATTTCGACAAGTTCAG GTTCAACAAGAACGAGAGAATGATGCACGTGTACAGTAGCACAGGGGCGGAAGTGATAGCAGCCCGATTAGGGGAGGGGATTCCACCGGACACCGGGGTCTTTCCCTGTCTGCCTCATCATCAGAAACCAGACTCGGTGTGTCTGGAATGGTTGCAACAAACGCGTCTCTATCTGGCGCATACGCGACACGAGGACATGAATTGCTACCATGTTACCTGGCAGAGTTTGAATCCGTTCCACAAGCCCACGGATTGCTTCGATTGGTCTTCGAAGAGAGGACACTG GTACGGTGCAGGTCAAGTGCAGAGCATGCCGTATCCCCTGGAACGCGGACGTCTCGATCTTAGCCCATTCATCACCGGTGACATCGCCAAGCATCCGTTCGGCAACGTGCTCAAACGTTACTTCCTGAACTCGAAGGGCGCGACCATCCTGGTGGACCCTGAGACGCCACTTTACGTGTCCATCAAGGCGAATAAGAGCGATGACTTCTGTCTGCAGGCTAAACACGACGCGTTCGCCTACATCAATCACCTGACCCCGTTGCCTCAACTGAACTACACAATTTGCGCAACGGATAACATGAAGAACCTCCATTCCTCCATGGCGGAGAAGTCACTGTGGGATGGACTGAAACCAGACGAGCTCCACGCTGTTCATTCCTTGCTATCTGAGCCTGTCTGGCAAATAGTGCCCACCAACGAAGCTGCCATCTACAATTATACGGAAGACGTGATCGCCTTGGGATTCTTGAGGCAGGGACACGTGTTGCTGAGCGGGGAATGGCAGCCTAGCACCGGTGACTTCATACTGGACGAAGAACGGTTCCCCTCGATGGAGGAAACGATCAACATCATTCACAGGCGAGGCTTTAGAATCGTGTTCACCATACAGCCCTTTATATCTACGGAGTCTGTGAACTTCAAGGATGCTGTGACAAACAGGCTGTTGATCTCTGAGAGGGGAAGTGATCCCAGGATACCCGCGTTAACCAG GTACAAGCAAGGCAATAGCGTAGGAGTCCTAGATATCACAACGAACAGAACTCTCCCTTGGCTGCAGTCCAAACTCGAGAGTCTGATCATGAAATATCACGTCGACTCGTTTTACTTGGATCTGGGCACCGCGCAGGACATGCCACACTACTACAAATGCGAGCAGCCGTTGACCAATCCGGATCATTATAAAACTCTGTTCACCAAGGCAATCCTGGGCTCTGTGCCAGTGATCGGTGTCTCAGGAGCGATTTCTCGGCCCCGAGCGCCGGTCTTTGTCTCCTTGCCTCCGTTCTCTTCCTCGTGGAGAGCTATCAAAACCGTCATCCCCACCGTCCTGACTTACGGAATGATAGGCTACCCGTTCATCATGCCTGGAGCCGTGGGCGGAGACGTATCCTTGCCTATGTCCGATAATAATCCAGACAACGACTTCGAAGTTAGTTTACCCGACAAAGAGCTGTACATCAGATGGCTGCAGATGTCCACCTTCTTGCCAGTGATTCGTTTCACCCACTTGCCTAGCAAATACTCGGACGAATCTGTCCTGGAGATAGCGAAGAAGCTGACCACTCTAAGGCAAAAGACTGTGACACCGTTGCTGAAGAAGTACGCTAAGGAGACACTGGACACTGGTCTGCCTATAATCAGACCCCTGTGGATGTTGGATCCAGCGGATCCTGCGTGTCACGTGCTCGTAGACGAGTTCTCTGTCGGCGAGGAACTGATAGTTGCCCCTGTCCTCTTTTCTGGCAGCAGGCAGAGGGAAGTTTATCTACCAGCTGGAGTCTGGAGGGACGGAATCGACGGCAGTCTCAGGAAAGGGTCTAGGTGGATCCACAATTACAGGGTAGCCGAGGACAAAGTCGCTTATTTCGTGAAAATGCCAGACAATACGAGGTTCTGA
- the LOC116432689 gene encoding myogenesis-regulating glycosidase isoform X3: protein MTSVNRIKGRERHVVIRCGRNLERRPLLSMNDKDAKDHRYSSIYSLERALSGAGKPKLDVIQEGTASKFTRSESEDSSSVTFSNSGSTPNGSPLGSETEEEANDEELAKVPLQAPPRRKTRTVSPMMNQKLGTDQLELPGAQSANSTITSVNSISSLLKEKLQMSLPQALRSSKKRQNADYRLRAFVGILFLCVVFLVGFAHIYYTQHVLQRAYFDKFRFNKNERMMHVYSSTGAEVIAARLGEGIPPDTGVFPCLPHHQKPDSVCLEWLQQTRLYLAHTRHEDMNCYHVTWQSLNPFHKPTDCFDWSSKRGHWYGAGQVQSMPYPLERGRLDLSPFITGDIAKHPFGNVLKRYFLNSKGATILVDPETPLYVSIKANKSDDFCLQAKHDAFAYINHLTPLPQLNYTICATDNMKNLHSSMAEKSLWDGLKPDELHAVHSLLSEPVWQIVPTNEAAIYNYTEDVIALGFLRQGHVLLSGEWQPSTGDFILDEERFPSMEETINIIHRRGFRIVFTIQPFISTESVNFKDAVTNRLLISERGSDPRIPALTRYKQGNSVGVLDITTNRTLPWLQSKLESLIMKYHVDSFYLDLGTAQDMPHYYKCEQPLTNPDHYKTLFTKAILGSVPVIGVSGAISRPRAPVFVSLPPFSSSWRAIKTVIPTVLTYGMIGYPFIMPGAVGGDVSLPMSDNNPDNDFEVSLPDKELYIRWLQMSTFLPVIRFTHLPSKYSDESVLEIAKKLTTLRQKTVTPLLKKYAKETLDTGLPIIRPLWMLDPADPACHVLVDEFSVGEELIVAPVLFSGSRQREVYLPAGVWRDGIDGSLRKGSRWIHNYRVAEDKVAYFVKMPDNTRF, encoded by the exons ATGACATCGGTGAATCGGATTAAAGGTAGAGAGCGTCACGTGGTGATCCGTTGTGGGAGGAATTTGGAGAGGAGACCGTTGCTGTCCATGAACGACAAAGATGCGAAGGACCATAGATACAGCTCGATCTACTCGCTGGAGAGAGCGTTGTCCGGCGCCGGGAAACCGAAACTCGATGTTATTCAAGAG GGAACCGCGTCCAAGTTCACGAGGTCCGAGAGCGAGGACAGTAGCAGCGTGACGTTCAGCAACAGCGGCTCGACGCCCAATGGAAGCCCGCTTGGCTCGGAAACCGAGGAGGAGGCCAACGACGAAGAGCTTGCGAA AGTGCCGCTGCAGGCACCTCCTCGACGGAAAACTAGAACGGTGTCGCCGATGATGAACCAGAAGTTAGGGACCGATCAGCTGGAGCTGCCAGGTGCGCAGAGCGCGAACTCCACGATAACCAGCGTGAACAGCATCAGCAGTTTGCTCAAAGAGAAGCTGCAGATGTCTTTGCCGCAGGCTTTGCGCAGCAGCAAGAAGAGACAGAACGCCGACTATCG GCTCCGAGCCTTCGTTGGTATACTGTTCCTCTGCGTTGTTTTTCTCGTTGGGTTCGCACACATTTATTACACACAGCATGTACTGCAGCGTGCATATTTCGACAAGTTCAG GTTCAACAAGAACGAGAGAATGATGCACGTGTACAGTAGCACAGGGGCGGAAGTGATAGCAGCCCGATTAGGGGAGGGGATTCCACCGGACACCGGGGTCTTTCCCTGTCTGCCTCATCATCAGAAACCAGACTCGGTGTGTCTGGAATGGTTGCAACAAACGCGTCTCTATCTGGCGCATACGCGACACGAGGACATGAATTGCTACCATGTTACCTGGCAGAGTTTGAATCCGTTCCACAAGCCCACGGATTGCTTCGATTGGTCTTCGAAGAGAGGACACTG GTACGGTGCAGGTCAAGTGCAGAGCATGCCGTATCCCCTGGAACGCGGACGTCTCGATCTTAGCCCATTCATCACCGGTGACATCGCCAAGCATCCGTTCGGCAACGTGCTCAAACGTTACTTCCTGAACTCGAAGGGCGCGACCATCCTGGTGGACCCTGAGACGCCACTTTACGTGTCCATCAAGGCGAATAAGAGCGATGACTTCTGTCTGCAGGCTAAACACGACGCGTTCGCCTACATCAATCACCTGACCCCGTTGCCTCAACTGAACTACACAATTTGCGCAACGGATAACATGAAGAACCTCCATTCCTCCATGGCGGAGAAGTCACTGTGGGATGGACTGAAACCAGACGAGCTCCACGCTGTTCATTCCTTGCTATCTGAGCCTGTCTGGCAAATAGTGCCCACCAACGAAGCTGCCATCTACAATTATACGGAAGACGTGATCGCCTTGGGATTCTTGAGGCAGGGACACGTGTTGCTGAGCGGGGAATGGCAGCCTAGCACCGGTGACTTCATACTGGACGAAGAACGGTTCCCCTCGATGGAGGAAACGATCAACATCATTCACAGGCGAGGCTTTAGAATCGTGTTCACCATACAGCCCTTTATATCTACGGAGTCTGTGAACTTCAAGGATGCTGTGACAAACAGGCTGTTGATCTCTGAGAGGGGAAGTGATCCCAGGATACCCGCGTTAACCAG GTACAAGCAAGGCAATAGCGTAGGAGTCCTAGATATCACAACGAACAGAACTCTCCCTTGGCTGCAGTCCAAACTCGAGAGTCTGATCATGAAATATCACGTCGACTCGTTTTACTTGGATCTGGGCACCGCGCAGGACATGCCACACTACTACAAATGCGAGCAGCCGTTGACCAATCCGGATCATTATAAAACTCTGTTCACCAAGGCAATCCTGGGCTCTGTGCCAGTGATCGGTGTCTCAGGAGCGATTTCTCGGCCCCGAGCGCCGGTCTTTGTCTCCTTGCCTCCGTTCTCTTCCTCGTGGAGAGCTATCAAAACCGTCATCCCCACCGTCCTGACTTACGGAATGATAGGCTACCCGTTCATCATGCCTGGAGCCGTGGGCGGAGACGTATCCTTGCCTATGTCCGATAATAATCCAGACAACGACTTCGAAGTTAGTTTACCCGACAAAGAGCTGTACATCAGATGGCTGCAGATGTCCACCTTCTTGCCAGTGATTCGTTTCACCCACTTGCCTAGCAAATACTCGGACGAATCTGTCCTGGAGATAGCGAAGAAGCTGACCACTCTAAGGCAAAAGACTGTGACACCGTTGCTGAAGAAGTACGCTAAGGAGACACTGGACACTGGTCTGCCTATAATCAGACCCCTGTGGATGTTGGATCCAGCGGATCCTGCGTGTCACGTGCTCGTAGACGAGTTCTCTGTCGGCGAGGAACTGATAGTTGCCCCTGTCCTCTTTTCTGGCAGCAGGCAGAGGGAAGTTTATCTACCAGCTGGAGTCTGGAGGGACGGAATCGACGGCAGTCTCAGGAAAGGGTCTAGGTGGATCCACAATTACAGGGTAGCCGAGGACAAAGTCGCTTATTTCGTGAAAATGCCAGACAATACGAGGTTCTGA
- the LOC116432663 gene encoding pickpocket protein 19, with protein sequence MPRVSVNQAKSIPKENDYFYGNEILPEFRARQNATLKELESVPEDGPNEVGMQTISPKTEVGKYFVEFSSGSTIHGLNHLVAPHRHPIEKFLAVLFIGGALVCLIFLSLTFWDRYQNNATVIVVDTDAEHFHIFKPAVFICPVPNIEPSKFAKVFENHSIENTPEAVEFFTFIANVNYENMFQTPDFDKVPPSKWLKILHEIRRDIPAVTLQESDPYEAIVITERGLCLAMRNAFAVYTTYEYWMSNNWTILPIPRDVPFYTYDDDKSQESYVTKNDALFAVLDPFDVLSYEIPTKWLRPRLLQHPIMTISQIRTNQAVNSLSFYQRKCKFVKDGGLDSWPVYTMNMCSIECRMRVIQEHCNCRPHFARPIEGVEICNTRQLRCIGNLTDQLFLHTRPPPFCNCQPKCHHISYTLTDNEISELELSTTSTFLPVSLVFPKVILYRLVLFSFNDFLIAVGGAVGLFLGASVLSFVEIIYYATIRACIYARQACRRNKKKNTM encoded by the exons ATGCCGAGAGTGTCGGTGAACCAGGCAAAGTCGATACCGAAAGAGAATGATTACTTCTATGGGAATGAAATATTGCCCGAGTTCCGTGCCCGACAGAATGCCACCCTGAAGGAGCTGGAATCGGTGCCAGAGGACGGGCCGAACGAAGTCGGCATGCAAACGATCAGTCCGAAGACCGAAGTTGGGAAATACTTCGTCGAGTTCTCCAGTGGTTCGACTATACACGGTCTGAATCATTTGGTGGCGCCGCACAGGCATCCTATCGAGAA ATTCTTAGCTGTCCTGTTCATCGGTGGAGCACTGGTTTGCTTGATATTCCTGTCGCTCACCTTTTGGGACAGATATCAGAACAATGCTACCGTGATTGTAGTAGACACCGACGCTGAACACTTTCACATATTCAAGCCGGCAGTGTTCATCTGCCCTGTGCCGAACATAGAGCCCAGCAAATTCGCAAAAGTGTTTGAAAA TCATAGCATCGAGAACACACCGGAAGCAGTGGAGTTCTTCACGTTTATAGCGAACGTTAACTACGAGAACATGTTCCAGACACCGGACTTTGATAAGGTACCGCCGAGCAAGTGGCTGAAAATCCTCCATGAAATACGAAGGGACATCCCAGCGGTCACTTTACAAGAGTCTGATCCTTACGAGGCTATCGTGATCACGGAAAGGGGTTTATGTCTCGCGATGAGAAACGCTTTCGCTGTTTACACTACGTACGA ATACTGGATGAGCAACAACTGGACCATCCTCCCTATCCCCAGGGACGTACCGTTCTACACTTACGACGACGACAAATCGCAAGAATCGTACGTCACCAAGAACGACGCTCTG TTCGCTGTGCTCGACCCTTTCGATGTGTTGTCCTACGAAATCCCCACGAAATGGCTGCGGCCTCGTCTGCTGCAGCATCCGATCATGACGATATCCCAGATCAGAACGAACCAGGCAGTTAACAGTCTGTCGTTTTATCAGAGGAAGTGCAAATTTGTGAAAGACGGTGGATTGGACTCATGGCCAGTCTACACGATGAACATGTGCTCGATCGAGTGCAGGATGCGGGTGATCCAGGAACACTGCAACTGCCGACCGCATTTCGCTAGACCTATAG AAGGAGTCGAAATATGCAACACGCGCCAATTGCGTTGTATCGGTAACCTCACGGACCAGCTCTTCCTGCACACCAGACCGCCGCCATTTTGTAATTGTCAACCGAAGTGCCACCATATTTCGTACACATTAACCGACAACGAAATAAGCGAGCT GGAACTTTCGACGACTTCTACGTTTCTCCCTGTGAGCCTCGTATTTCCGAAAGTCATTTTGTATCGATTGGTGCTGTTCAGCTTCAACGACTTTTTAA TTGCCGTCGGGGGAGCTGTAGGATTATTTCTAGGGGCGAGCGTTCTCTCTTTTGTGGAAATCATTTACTATGCCACGATTCGTGCGTGCATTTACGCGAGACAAGCGTGTCGGAGGAACAAGAAAA AGAACacgatgtaa
- the LOC116432705 gene encoding uncharacterized protein LOC116432705: protein MQRCPSCHQFMETTKHSSGKPKCYKNMDAILDDCVSQRYELSPIQVACGFGTSNPYHHSRKKQSSGHQCQRMNDEDQILLTNMDGCCAYPQSMENGCSYDHWIDYKLAEEFRNKRESRNSRQRRKDELEDETVPCRRKSDHEDSGYSKLGFDLSRYDTLKNVDAGTVENDLEDRRTRKKFHNRPNFGRGVNIPDYSKDRPLANQDIVDAIKHKPRKRSTVRKYTVGRGEEDSKNKNEIVEEEEDREAEIKKNIYAGGDLNLCATKNLIVGLIDEALSQDFGSSTDQPKNSDSNRGLTKQEPCVEIMHALQGDCWESTKDLLTHRGLNAECLKQLKMLRWEHMNRIQNMCSKLCNLQKFLDSYSPRLSMSAPQQHAAAVEQRAEDRQQQQHEEK from the exons ATGCAACGGTGCCCCTCTTGTCATCAATTTATGGAGACGACGAAGCATTCGAGCGGGAAACCGAA GTGTTACAAGAACATGGATGCGATCTTAGACGATTGCGTGTCGCAGAGGTACGAGTTGTCGCCAATTCAAGTCGCGTGTGGCTTCGGCACTTCGAACCCGTATCATCACTCGAGGAAAAAACAGTCCAGCGGTCATCAGTGCCAACGGATGAACGACGAGGACCAGATCTTACTGACCAACATGGACGGCTGTTGCGCATATCCGCAATCCATGGAGAATGGATGCTCTTACGATCACTGGATCGATTACAAA TTAGCGGAGGAGTTCAGGAACAAGAGAGAATCGAGGAATTCTAGACAACGCAGGAAAGATGAACTGGAGGATGAAACTGTTCCCTGTCGGCGGAAGTCTGATCATGAAGATTCAGGTTACTCTAAATTAGGGTTTGACCTGTCGCGATACGACACCTTGAAGAACGTGGATGCAGGAACCGTCGAGAATGATCTGGAGGATAGGAGAACAAGGAAGAAGTTTCACAATCGT ccGAATTTTGGGAGAGGAGTGAACATTCCAGATTACTCGAAAGACAGGCCTTTAGCGAACCAAGACATCGTAGATGCGATTAAGCACAAACCACGCAAACGGTCTACTGTTCGGAAGTATACCGTCGGCAGAGGCGAGGAAGATTCAAAGAATAAGAACGAGATCGTagaagaggaggaagacagGGAAGCGGAGATAAAGAAAAACATCTATGCTGGTGGTGATCTGAATCTCTGCGCTACTAAGAACCTGATCGTTGGCTTGATCGACGAGGCTCTTAGCCAGGACTTTGGTTCGTCGACGGATCAACCAAAG AACAGCGACTCGAATCGTGGATTAACGAAGCAAGAACCTTGTGTAGAGATCATGCACGCGCTGCAGGGTGACTGTTGGGAGTCCACGAAAGACCTTCTCACACATCGCGGCCTGAACGCCGAATGCCTGAAGCAGTTGAAGATGTTACGGTGGGAGCATATGAACCGGATCCAAAACATGTGCAGCAAGCTCTGCAACCTGCAGAAATTCTTGGACTCGTACTCGCCCAGACTGTCGATGTCCGCGCCGCAGCAGCACGCGGCAGCGGTCGAGCAACGAGCCGAGGATCGACAGCAACAGCAACACGAAGAGAAATAG